In Dyadobacter subterraneus, a single genomic region encodes these proteins:
- a CDS encoding voltage-gated chloride channel family protein produces the protein MPFSDQKTQFRETKSYQYFSKANQRFPSSGYIIKWLFICSLLGICVGSVSAFFLVSLQWATELRESHRWLIILLPVAGLAIGLLYHYFGKEVEGGNNLLIDTIHNPKDWIPFKMAPFVFIGTITTHIFGGSAGREGTALQMGGAIGEQISRVFKLNSGDRKVLLIAAISAGFGSVFGTPLAGAVFGLEVFLIGRLRYDSIFPAFLSAILASLVTDSWQVSHTHYHISFIPKISAVNILFSVIAGIFFGITAAFFSKTIHQAGKLFKNYIAYPPLRPFAGGILVALGVWAIGTTKYIGLGIPTILESFEHSLPAYDFLLKIVFTIITLSAGFKGGEVTPLFFIGATLGNALSYFIPLPVGLLAGMGFVAVFAGATNTPLACILMAIELFGAECGVYVACSCVVSYLFSGNSSIYHAQIIGEPKNSVFNTNRGKKISEL, from the coding sequence ATGCCTTTTTCAGATCAAAAAACTCAATTCAGAGAAACTAAAAGTTACCAATATTTTTCCAAAGCCAATCAACGATTTCCTTCATCGGGCTATATTATCAAATGGCTATTCATTTGCTCATTACTTGGTATTTGCGTCGGTTCTGTGTCAGCTTTTTTTCTTGTTTCGCTTCAATGGGCTACTGAGCTTCGCGAATCGCATCGCTGGCTTATAATATTGCTTCCCGTTGCCGGTTTGGCCATTGGGTTATTATACCATTATTTTGGAAAAGAAGTTGAAGGCGGGAATAATTTGCTGATCGACACCATTCATAATCCAAAAGACTGGATTCCTTTCAAAATGGCTCCATTCGTATTCATTGGAACTATAACAACACACATTTTTGGAGGATCCGCAGGACGGGAAGGCACGGCATTGCAAATGGGAGGCGCCATTGGCGAGCAGATCAGCCGGGTTTTTAAACTAAATTCAGGGGATAGAAAAGTACTTCTTATTGCAGCCATCAGTGCAGGTTTTGGCTCTGTATTTGGCACACCGCTTGCGGGAGCAGTATTTGGCCTGGAAGTTTTTCTGATCGGAAGATTACGTTATGACTCCATTTTCCCCGCATTTCTTTCAGCGATTCTGGCAAGTCTGGTAACGGATTCCTGGCAGGTTTCACACACCCATTATCACATCTCGTTCATTCCGAAAATTTCGGCTGTCAATATCCTCTTTAGTGTTATTGCGGGAATATTCTTCGGCATTACGGCTGCATTTTTCAGCAAAACAATCCATCAGGCTGGCAAATTATTTAAAAACTACATTGCCTATCCCCCACTCCGACCATTTGCTGGCGGAATTCTCGTGGCTTTGGGCGTTTGGGCAATTGGCACAACAAAATACATCGGACTCGGCATTCCAACAATTCTGGAATCTTTTGAACATAGTCTTCCCGCCTATGATTTTCTACTCAAAATCGTTTTTACCATTATCACTTTAAGCGCGGGGTTTAAAGGCGGGGAAGTAACTCCTTTGTTTTTCATAGGTGCAACGTTGGGAAATGCATTGTCCTATTTTATTCCACTTCCTGTTGGTTTATTAGCCGGTATGGGCTTCGTTGCTGTTTTTGCAGGCGCTACAAATACGCCGCTCGCATGCATACTCATGGCGATAGAATTATTTGGCGCCGAGTGCGGCGTGTATGTCGCCTGTTCATGTGTAGTTTCCTATCTGTTTTCAGGCAACAGCAGCATTTATCATGCACAAATCATTGGAGAACCAAAAAATTCAGTTTTCAATACAAATCGGGGAAAGAAAATTAGTGAGCTTTAA
- a CDS encoding sialate O-acetylesterase, protein MNINFYLNLLSRTFPFFLTLLISIFLTISTVNPANAQRFYSVVFNQLPQDYQLYPRNENSESIVPISGMIETTGFNYMSVQVFRDDKLINYLKAPISYNSNKTGSFAMQAKIRAELAEYSFKVYACQAKDSVLIVARANVVSGDVYILTGQSNSTGFFTEADTNQYCRTFGKITGTLNTETYNPADTLWALSNQQAYYNGVGTMGFEIQKQLSQTSGIPNCLINGGFHWSSAAMHAQRTESNPADLTNGYGRMLYRIQKGGLTEAAKTFIFRQGETEAYHEGVDWPGNFKKLYNNLKLDLPNLAKLYVFQIDVIYYQSTTGAQIRDYQRKLPEIYPDVRVLSTVGTQEFDGLHYGREGNRQSGLELSRLIAKDFYGLKDTVNINSPALKKAFYASAEKKQLILTFDEGQQLVYPEKYSPKAGVLLDMKDFFYLNNSAGNVLSGKADNNRIILELNGSQTATTIDYLPPFVVDGGPFYPYTGPYIKNKLGMRALTFYNVNISNALQTPVLAASIDEMAKATLSWSAVADAKSYILQRKSSSETDFKTVADLQAAAKNYQDDLSAETGKITYRLKSVGQSSESVDYGYAEVLAPVVLGVSKEENDLISVYPNPASKNEKVTIRFKQAVSGSLNLINATGKIIGKQAMKHQNEASFDISILSTAVYFFQLDSEEKLPAKKLLVR, encoded by the coding sequence GTGAATATTAATTTTTACCTCAACTTGTTATCGAGAACTTTTCCATTTTTCTTAACCTTACTGATATCAATTTTTCTTACCATTTCAACCGTAAACCCGGCAAATGCCCAAAGATTTTATTCTGTTGTATTTAACCAATTGCCACAGGATTATCAGCTTTATCCCCGTAATGAAAACAGCGAATCGATTGTGCCGATATCCGGAATGATTGAAACGACCGGCTTCAATTATATGTCGGTCCAGGTTTTTAGGGATGACAAATTAATCAATTATTTAAAAGCTCCGATCAGCTACAACAGTAACAAAACCGGATCTTTTGCAATGCAGGCAAAAATCCGTGCCGAACTTGCTGAATACAGCTTTAAAGTATATGCCTGCCAGGCGAAGGATTCTGTTCTTATAGTGGCCAGGGCAAATGTTGTCAGCGGAGACGTTTATATTCTTACTGGACAATCCAATTCCACTGGTTTTTTCACCGAGGCCGATACAAACCAATATTGTCGCACATTTGGAAAAATCACCGGAACGCTTAATACCGAAACTTACAATCCGGCTGATACACTTTGGGCTTTGTCCAACCAGCAGGCTTATTATAATGGAGTTGGAACCATGGGTTTTGAAATTCAAAAACAACTTTCCCAAACCTCAGGTATACCAAACTGTCTGATCAATGGAGGATTTCACTGGTCGTCTGCTGCTATGCATGCACAACGGACGGAAAGTAATCCGGCAGATTTGACAAATGGATATGGACGCATGTTATACCGGATTCAGAAAGGCGGTTTGACTGAAGCTGCCAAAACTTTTATTTTCAGACAGGGCGAAACCGAAGCATATCATGAAGGTGTGGACTGGCCGGGTAATTTTAAAAAATTATACAACAATCTCAAACTTGATTTACCTAACCTGGCGAAGCTTTATGTTTTTCAGATAGATGTGATTTACTATCAATCCACAACCGGTGCACAGATCCGGGATTACCAGCGGAAACTGCCAGAAATATATCCTGATGTCCGTGTTCTTTCCACCGTCGGAACCCAGGAATTTGATGGTCTGCATTATGGAAGAGAAGGAAACAGACAGAGTGGTCTGGAATTGTCAAGACTGATAGCCAAAGATTTTTACGGATTGAAAGACACGGTTAATATTAACTCACCAGCGCTAAAAAAAGCGTTTTATGCCTCAGCAGAAAAGAAACAGTTAATCTTAACTTTTGACGAAGGACAGCAACTGGTTTATCCTGAAAAATACAGCCCAAAAGCTGGCGTACTTTTAGACATGAAAGATTTCTTCTATCTGAATAATTCAGCAGGAAATGTTCTTTCCGGCAAGGCAGATAATAATAGAATAATTCTTGAATTAAACGGCTCACAAACGGCTACGACAATCGATTATTTACCACCATTTGTTGTAGACGGCGGTCCATTCTATCCATATACTGGTCCTTACATCAAAAATAAATTAGGCATGCGTGCGCTTACCTTTTATAATGTAAATATTTCCAACGCACTTCAAACTCCCGTCCTGGCAGCTTCAATTGATGAAATGGCAAAGGCTACGCTTTCCTGGTCGGCGGTGGCTGATGCAAAAAGTTATATTCTGCAAAGAAAATCTTCTTCCGAAACTGATTTCAAAACAGTTGCTGATCTGCAAGCAGCGGCTAAAAATTATCAGGACGATTTAAGTGCAGAAACCGGCAAAATTACTTACCGCTTGAAATCAGTGGGACAATCATCAGAATCAGTAGATTACGGCTATGCCGAAGTATTAGCTCCCGTTGTTCTTGGCGTTTCAAAAGAGGAAAATGATCTTATTTCCGTGTACCCTAATCCGGCCAGCAAAAACGAAAAAGTTACAATTCGCTTCAAACAAGCAGTTTCAGGATCTTTAAATTTGATTAATGCAACCGGAAAAATAATCGGAAAACAAGCTATGAAGCACCAAAATGAAGCCAGTTTTGATATTTCCATTCTGTCAACAGCCGTTTATTTTTTCCAACTTGATTCAGAAGAAAAACTTCCGGCGAAAAAATTGCTCGTACGGTAA
- a CDS encoding DUF1543 domain-containing protein yields MNKLKLYMILVGCRPAGRFTEQHDIFFGIGESLKKMIPHIIQFWPEAKGKLHLDAFREVNQVDGYSINVVERVDSRIESEDNSKLFFINLGGYKKGEFDEFHYKMLTVAGNQSEAIARSKETAFYKHTGFKGARSHVDDKYGIDVDDIFQVQEILGPAFREKYYLTISKEEGTEDEVHLGFFPFQKIEKEF; encoded by the coding sequence ATGAATAAGTTGAAACTTTATATGATTCTGGTGGGATGCAGACCTGCGGGCCGTTTTACGGAGCAACATGATATTTTCTTTGGAATCGGGGAATCACTTAAAAAAATGATACCACATATTATTCAGTTCTGGCCTGAGGCAAAAGGTAAACTGCATCTGGATGCTTTCCGGGAAGTGAATCAAGTGGACGGTTATTCAATAAATGTTGTTGAGCGCGTGGATTCCAGAATTGAAAGTGAGGACAATTCTAAATTATTTTTCATCAATCTGGGTGGGTATAAAAAAGGAGAGTTTGATGAATTTCATTATAAAATGCTTACCGTGGCTGGAAACCAGAGTGAAGCCATTGCTCGCTCCAAGGAAACTGCTTTTTATAAACATACCGGATTCAAAGGCGCCCGATCGCATGTGGATGACAAATATGGAATCGATGTGGATGATATTTTTCAGGTTCAGGAGATATTAGGTCCGGCTTTTAGAGAAAAATATTATTTGACTATCTCAAAAGAGGAAGGTACGGAGGATGAGGTTCATCTTGGTTTTTTTCCTTTTCAAAAAATAGAAAAAGAATTTTAG
- a CDS encoding efflux RND transporter periplasmic adaptor subunit, with protein sequence MQPTNKYSIISGLIFSMLIASVIGCSSNAEEKEKTEKAEKAAAAPAATETFPLEKEDLSTAFHTPGELISFRNVDLYARETSFVKKIYADVGSEVKEGQLLVSMEAPELNSRLAGAESRVKAQEAAYIASKANYSRLVETSKTPGTISQNDLDQALARMDADYAQLQSAKASQKEIGASKNYLEIRAPFGGIITAKNVSPGAYVGPAGKGSEFPIFTLQEQRKMRLVVSIPEAYVGYVTNQTEISFSVKAYPNQKFKAKVKRLAGALDSRLRSERIEMDVFNDDKKLFPGMVAEVEIPLSSDVPSFVIPKTALVNSMERVFVVKVVDNKALWVDVKKGREMDSTIEIFSGDLKIKDQLVKKASEEVRNGSVLHTKLASL encoded by the coding sequence ATGCAACCAACCAATAAATACTCTATCATTAGCGGACTGATATTCAGTATGCTGATTGCTTCTGTGATCGGATGCAGTTCCAATGCAGAAGAAAAAGAAAAAACCGAAAAGGCTGAAAAAGCTGCTGCTGCTCCCGCTGCAACGGAAACTTTTCCGCTTGAAAAAGAAGATCTGTCAACGGCCTTCCACACACCCGGAGAACTGATCTCTTTCAGGAATGTCGATCTTTATGCAAGAGAAACCAGTTTCGTAAAAAAAATATATGCTGATGTAGGTTCAGAAGTTAAAGAGGGGCAATTGCTTGTATCTATGGAAGCGCCCGAATTAAATTCAAGACTCGCAGGAGCCGAATCCAGAGTGAAAGCGCAGGAAGCCGCATACATTGCGAGCAAGGCAAATTATTCACGTCTTGTCGAAACCAGCAAAACGCCGGGAACAATTTCTCAAAACGATCTGGACCAGGCATTGGCGCGGATGGATGCGGATTATGCGCAGCTTCAATCCGCAAAAGCAAGTCAGAAAGAAATTGGTGCAAGTAAAAACTATCTTGAAATCAGAGCACCATTCGGCGGTATTATCACCGCAAAAAATGTCAGTCCCGGCGCTTATGTTGGCCCTGCGGGAAAAGGATCTGAATTTCCCATATTCACCTTGCAGGAACAAAGAAAAATGCGTCTGGTCGTTTCAATTCCGGAAGCTTATGTTGGTTATGTTACCAATCAGACTGAGATCAGTTTTTCTGTGAAGGCATATCCAAATCAGAAATTCAAAGCCAAAGTAAAACGTTTGGCCGGTGCACTTGACAGCAGATTACGTTCAGAAAGAATTGAAATGGATGTTTTCAATGACGACAAAAAATTGTTTCCTGGCATGGTTGCCGAGGTAGAAATTCCACTTTCTTCTGATGTTCCTTCTTTTGTTATTCCAAAAACTGCCCTTGTTAATTCAATGGAGAGAGTTTTTGTTGTAAAAGTTGTAGATAACAAAGCTTTGTGGGTTGATGTAAAAAAGGGAAGAGAAATGGACAGCACCATTGAAATTTTCAGTGGCGACCTTAAAATAAAAGATCAGTTAGTGAAGAAAGCAAGTGAAGAAGTTAGAAATGGTTCTGTTCTGCATACGAAATTAGCTTCTCTGTAA
- a CDS encoding efflux RND transporter permease subunit: MNLIRNALRKPISILVLVAGMFFFGINAVRTIKVDIFPAMDLPVIYISHPYGGFTPNQMEAYFGKPYVNIFLFVNGLKAVETKNIQGLTLMKLSFYEGTNMAQAAGELSAFANRMQSSFPPGSQPPFIIRFDASTLPVGQLVFSSATRSNNELLDLAQVYIRSSFTSIPGLISPPPFGGNLRTILIKADPQLLRSHNLTPDQLVEAIRVNNQATPAGNVRIGDKNYLTPANTSIKNVKDFGDIPLFKGTIQNLYLKDVATVEDGADLTAGYALINGKRSVYLPITKSADASTWEVVQNLKKAIPRFQSILPEDVKISYEFDQSAYVINAVESLITEGAIGAILTGIMVLIFLGDPRGALIVIMTIPTSIIAGVLFLKLFGQTINIMTLSGLSLAIGILVDESTVTIENIHQHLDLGKPKALAIWDACKEIAFPKLLILLCILAVFAPAFTMTGIPGALFLPLALAIGFSMLVSFLLSQTFVPVMANWLMKDHLHKIHKPAADSSITGSEIDTWDEKKQLVEREDFNNDGKVSGFEKFRNGFVRMLEKLFPSKKLVVLAYVVVITGAAGLLLVNIGRDVLPKVNGRQFQLHIRVPDGTRIERTEEKLLKTIGVLESIVGKENIAITSAFVGMHPAQFSTNPIYLFTSGPHDAILQVSLKEDYKVQLDDLKESVRSKMKQNLPDVKVSFEPIELTDKILSQGSPTPVEVRIMGKNKKLNEEYANKIVAKLQQINFLRDVQIAQPLHYPAVNIDVDRTRAAQLGVDMSDVSRSLTASTSSSRYTEKNVWLDEKIGLSYAVQVQVPENLMNSVNSIGEIPVLKNSTRPVLSDVATIKLDTTYGENDNLGAMPIMSVTANLHKTDLGTASKAVKEAIASLGELPRGLTIEPIGLSTVLTETLDSLQSGLGVAIVVIFLMLAANFQSFKVSLVVLTTVPAVLLGALAMLTITGSTLNLQSYMGIIMSVGVSISNAVLLVTNAEQLRKHNGNALLSAKEAVELRLRPILMTSVAMIVGMIPMAAGLGEGGDQASPLARAVIGGLIASTAAALIILPLVFAWVQEKTSTASVSLDPEDKESKFYVPAH; encoded by the coding sequence ATGAATTTAATAAGAAATGCACTTCGCAAACCCATCTCGATTCTAGTACTTGTTGCCGGGATGTTCTTTTTTGGTATTAACGCGGTGCGTACCATCAAAGTGGATATTTTTCCGGCCATGGATTTGCCCGTGATTTATATCTCTCACCCATATGGTGGTTTTACACCAAACCAGATGGAGGCCTATTTCGGGAAGCCTTACGTTAATATATTTCTTTTTGTTAATGGTTTAAAAGCTGTTGAAACAAAAAATATTCAAGGGCTTACCCTGATGAAACTGAGCTTTTACGAAGGGACTAACATGGCGCAGGCAGCCGGGGAATTAAGTGCGTTTGCCAACAGGATGCAATCTTCTTTCCCACCCGGATCTCAACCTCCGTTTATTATCAGATTTGATGCTTCAACATTACCCGTAGGCCAGCTTGTTTTCAGCAGTGCAACACGGTCAAACAACGAACTTCTTGATCTCGCCCAGGTTTATATCCGTTCATCTTTTACCTCAATACCCGGACTTATTTCTCCGCCGCCTTTTGGAGGTAACCTTCGCACGATATTAATTAAAGCTGATCCACAGTTATTACGATCACATAATCTTACACCCGACCAGCTTGTAGAAGCGATCCGGGTAAATAATCAGGCAACACCTGCTGGAAATGTGCGTATCGGGGATAAAAACTACCTGACACCCGCCAATACTTCTATCAAAAATGTTAAGGATTTTGGAGACATTCCTTTGTTTAAAGGAACAATACAGAATTTATATTTAAAAGATGTTGCCACTGTGGAAGACGGAGCTGACCTTACAGCCGGTTATGCATTGATTAACGGAAAAAGATCTGTTTATCTGCCGATCACAAAATCAGCGGATGCTTCGACCTGGGAAGTGGTACAGAATCTGAAAAAGGCAATTCCTCGTTTCCAAAGTATTTTGCCGGAAGATGTAAAAATATCCTATGAATTTGACCAGTCAGCTTATGTAATTAATGCTGTTGAAAGTTTAATTACCGAGGGTGCGATCGGTGCGATTTTGACAGGGATCATGGTACTGATATTCCTTGGTGACCCCCGTGGCGCCTTGATCGTGATCATGACCATTCCTACTTCCATTATAGCTGGGGTATTATTTTTGAAATTGTTCGGACAAACCATCAATATCATGACGCTAAGCGGACTTTCGCTTGCGATTGGTATTTTGGTGGATGAGTCGACGGTAACGATTGAAAATATTCACCAGCATCTCGATCTCGGCAAGCCCAAGGCGCTCGCAATCTGGGATGCCTGTAAAGAAATTGCTTTTCCTAAACTCCTTATCCTGCTTTGTATCCTGGCCGTTTTTGCCCCGGCGTTTACAATGACAGGTATCCCGGGAGCCTTATTCCTTCCGCTGGCTCTTGCGATTGGATTTTCAATGCTTGTATCATTTCTTCTTTCACAGACATTTGTTCCGGTTATGGCCAACTGGCTGATGAAAGATCATTTGCACAAGATCCACAAGCCAGCGGCAGATTCCAGCATTACAGGTAGTGAAATCGATACCTGGGATGAGAAAAAACAATTGGTAGAACGTGAAGATTTCAATAATGATGGAAAAGTAAGCGGATTTGAAAAATTCAGAAATGGCTTTGTCCGGATGCTTGAAAAATTATTTCCAAGTAAAAAACTCGTTGTACTTGCCTATGTTGTGGTCATTACCGGTGCCGCCGGATTACTGCTCGTTAACATCGGTCGCGATGTTTTGCCAAAGGTCAACGGTCGCCAGTTTCAGCTGCACATACGTGTACCTGACGGAACGCGGATAGAGCGGACAGAAGAAAAACTGCTTAAAACAATCGGCGTTCTGGAATCTATTGTAGGAAAAGAAAATATTGCGATCACATCGGCCTTTGTCGGAATGCACCCGGCCCAGTTTTCAACAAATCCTATTTATCTGTTTACCAGCGGACCTCACGATGCAATTCTTCAGGTAAGTTTAAAAGAAGATTATAAAGTACAGCTTGACGACTTAAAAGAAAGTGTGAGAAGCAAAATGAAGCAAAACTTACCGGATGTAAAGGTTTCTTTCGAACCTATTGAACTGACGGACAAGATTCTGAGTCAGGGTTCCCCAACACCGGTAGAAGTCAGGATTATGGGAAAAAATAAAAAATTAAATGAAGAGTATGCGAACAAAATTGTCGCAAAACTGCAACAGATTAATTTCCTTCGTGACGTCCAAATTGCTCAGCCGCTTCATTATCCTGCTGTAAATATTGATGTGGACAGAACGCGTGCGGCGCAGCTTGGCGTTGACATGTCGGATGTTTCCCGTTCATTAACCGCATCAACCTCATCGTCACGTTACACAGAGAAAAACGTTTGGCTTGACGAAAAAATCGGTCTTAGTTATGCCGTTCAGGTTCAGGTTCCTGAAAACCTGATGAACAGCGTGAACAGTATTGGAGAAATTCCTGTTTTGAAAAATTCCACTCGTCCGGTATTAAGTGATGTGGCAACGATAAAACTGGATACAACCTATGGAGAAAACGACAATTTAGGAGCGATGCCTATTATGTCCGTTACAGCGAATTTGCATAAAACAGATCTCGGAACGGCTTCAAAAGCGGTTAAAGAAGCCATTGCTTCTTTGGGAGAACTGCCTCGTGGTCTTACAATTGAACCAATTGGTCTGAGTACTGTTCTTACTGAAACGCTTGACAGTCTGCAATCGGGATTAGGTGTTGCTATTGTGGTGATTTTCTTAATGCTGGCTGCCAATTTTCAGTCGTTTAAAGTTTCACTGGTGGTACTTACAACGGTTCCTGCTGTGTTACTAGGAGCACTTGCGATGTTGACAATTACGGGATCTACATTAAATTTGCAGTCTTATATGGGTATCATTATGTCGGTCGGGGTATCAATTTCCAATGCTGTACTTTTGGTAACCAATGCCGAGCAGCTCAGAAAACATAATGGTAACGCATTGCTTTCAGCAAAAGAAGCCGTCGAACTTCGTCTGCGACCGATTTTGATGACCAGTGTCGCGATGATCGTAGGTATGATTCCGATGGCCGCGGGACTTGGAGAAGGCGGAGATCAGGCATCTCCTCTGGCAAGAGCAGTGATCGGAGGCCTTATTGCTTCAACGGCGGCTGCACTTATTATTTTACCGCTGGTTTTTGCCTGGGTACAGGAAAAAACATCAACTGCTTCGGTTTCTCTTGATCCGGAAGATAAGGAAAGTAAATTTTATGTACCTGCTCATTAA